Proteins encoded by one window of Dreissena polymorpha isolate Duluth1 chromosome 11, UMN_Dpol_1.0, whole genome shotgun sequence:
- the LOC127850928 gene encoding uncharacterized protein LOC127850928, producing MDNPDTKRPLAATASIDEESSTEAFKRLKSDYEIAIDEQVAIDMAELKDALDKKDGHVNLIGSEISHNEETDMGTLSSGLACLNSETADANADVDEAIDTQPLDEEEDMENYDMFDEDLCYNSNAESDLKVCEMLRKISEAVLSSLQNDGLDDMDGPSSFVSEDAADYGHEGGNVLSYLQMSVPREVQAAIAQYLSSGSLENVHVSLDTIHYYFHVAINLRLRQLTHHCLAFCFKANQKELLTKFGDCECRRHIKNESAQGYERTQSVVSVHDESSPPQYLVAFTTEPKSKRPGEVYARIIDTDTKKSVFKREVEKIRQSGQGFACCSIEIRESPYLYLSGGRERSTQVLKYDVILGKWNKCAKLLHGRYMHMMVALKGNSKALFVLGGAEVQSIEEFDLRKNKWFERGSLLLHVVSAAYTGHQDNIYIFGGKTPTGPQPAVQCYNSTTRKMSRLADLPCAFNGGSCVVLDHQIFIATNQGHMISFDTQTSVSCLCSQHPVPKRDFTMCAKDNRIYVIGGVICNDDVTSGETHHYRFNPEKDVWVEQDAVFQSFPVLCSCVITYPQKCSVIPFRDDI from the coding sequence atggATAACCCAGATACAAAACGGCCATTAGCAGCTACGGCTAGCATAGACGAAGAAAGTAGTACGGAAGCATTCAAGCGCTTAAAATCGGACTATGAAATAGCAATAGACGAACAAGTTGCTATAGATATGGCTGAACTAAAGGATGCACTTGATAAAAAAGATGGTCACGTCAATTTGATAGGTAGTGAGATTTCCCACAATGAGGAAACTGATATGGGCACGCTCAGCTCTGGTTTGGCGTGCCTAAATTCTGAGACTGCAGACGCAAACGCTGATGTCGATGAAGCAATAGATACCCAGCCACTTGACGAAGAGGAGGACATGGAAAACTATGACATGTTTGACGAAGATTTGTGCTACAATAGTAATGCGGAATCAGACCTGAAGGTATGTGAGATGTTACGGAAAATATCTGAAGCTGTGTTGTCGTCATTACAAAATGATGGGTTAGATGATATGGATGGACCTTCTAGCTTTGTGTCTGAAGATGCAGCGGATTACGGTCATGAGGGTGGGAATGTTCTATCGTACTTACAGATGAGTGTTCCGAGGGAAGTTCAGGCAGCGATTGCTCAATATTTGTCTTCTGGAAGCCTTGAAAATGTACATGTGTCTTTGGACACGATCCACTATTACTTCCACGTGGCCATTAACTTGCGTTTGCGACAACTGACGCATCATTGCCTTGCCTTTTGCTTTAAGGCCAACCAGAAAGAACTGCTGACTAAATTCGGGGACTGCGAGTGCAGACGGCACATCAAGAACGAATCCGCGCAAGGATACGAGCGCACGCAGAGTGTCGTGTCTGTCCATGACGAAAGTAGTCCGCCTCAGTACCTCGTTGCGTTTACGACTGAACCAAAAAGTAAACGACCTGGAGAGGTATACGCGCGAATAATCGACACGGACACGAAAAAAAGTGTTTTCAAAAGGGAGGTGGAAAAAATACGCCAATCTGGACAGGGCTTTGCGTGTTGTAGCATCGAAATTCGAGAGTCGCCGTATTTGTACCTTAGTGGCGGCAGGGAAAGGTCGACTCAGGTCTTAAAGTATGACGTCATTCTCGGAAAATGGAACAAATGCGCGAAGTTGTTGCACGGCCGTTATATGCACATGATGGTTGCGCTTAAGGGCAACTCAAAAGCACTTTTTGTTCTCGGTGGTGCAGAAGTTCAATCGATTGAGGAGTTTGATTTGAGGAAAAATAAGTGGTTTGAACGCGGTTCCCTTCTTCTGCACGTTGTTTCGGCTGCTTACACCGGTCATCAagacaatatttatatttttggcgGGAAAACACCCACGGGACCACAGCCGGCAGTGCAATGCTACAACTCAACAACGCGCAAAATGAGTAGATTGGCGGACTTGCCCTGCGCCTTTAACGGCGGTTCCTGCGTTGTTTTAGATCACCAGATCTTCATCGCTACAAATCAAGGTCACATGATCAGTTTTGATACGCAGACGAGCGTTTCTTGCCTATGTTCGCAGCACCCGGTTCCAAAGCGGGACTTCACGATGTGTGCCAAAGATAATAGGATCTATGTTATTGGCGGAGTGATATGCAATGATGACGTCACTTCCGGCGAAACGCACCACTATCGGTTCAACCCCGAGAAAGATGTTTGGGTGGAGCAAGACGCTGTGTTTCAGAGTTTTCCCGTCCTGTGCAGCTGCGTGATAACATATCCACAGAAGTGTTCGGTCATTCCTTTCCGAGATGATATAtag